A window of the Oryza brachyantha chromosome 5, ObraRS2, whole genome shotgun sequence genome harbors these coding sequences:
- the LOC102722961 gene encoding mitochondrial dicarboxylate/tricarboxylate transporter DTC-like — MADAKQQPTTAAAATGVWKTVKPFVNGGASGMLATCVIQPIDMVKVKIQLGEGSALQVTKNMLANEGVTSFYKGLSAGLLRQATYTTARLGSFRVLTNKAVEKNDGKPLPLVQKAFIGLTAGAIGACVGSPADLALIRMQADSTLPIAQRRNYKNAFHALYRIVADEGVLALWKGAGPTVVRAMALNMGMLASYDQSVELFRDKLGAGEVQTVLGASAVSGFFASACSLPFDYVKTQIQKMQPDASGKYPYTGSLDCAMKTFKSGGPFKFYTGFPVYCVRIAPHVMMTWIFLNQIQKFEKKIGI; from the exons atggcggACGCGAAGCAGcagccgacgacggcggcggccgccacggGGGTCTGGAAGACGGTGAAGCCGTTCGTCAACGGCGGGGCCTCCGGGATGCTCGCCACCTGCGTCATCCAGCCTATCGACATGGTCAAG GTGAAGATCCAGTTGGGAGAGGGATCTGCACTTCAGGTCACAAAGAACATGCTTGCCAATGAGGGAGTTACTTCTTTTTACAAG GGTCTGTCTGCTGGTTTACTAAGGCAAGCGACATATACAACTGCTCGTCTTGGATCCTTCAG GGTTCTCACAAACAAAGCAGTTGAAAAGAACGATGGGAAGCCATTGCCTTTAGTTCAGAAAGCTTTTATTGGCCTGACTGCTGGAGCAATTGGTGCATGTGTTGGTAGCCCTGCTGATTTGGCACTCATTAGGATGCAGGCTGATTCGACCTTGCCAATTGCACAGCGGCGTAACTACAAGAATGCTTTCCATGCACTCTACCGTATTGTTGCTGATGAAGGTGTCCTTGCACTTTGGAAGGGTGCAGGCCCTACTGTTGTTAGAGCCATGGCACTGAACATGGGTATGCTTGCTTCCTATGATCAGAGTGTTGAGCTATTCAGAGACAAACTTGGTGCTGGAGAAGTTCAGACCGTACTTG GAGCCAGTGCTGTTTCTGGATTCTTTGCATCGGCTTGCAGTTTGCCCTTTGACTATGTGAAGACACAAATCCAGAAGATGCAACCTGATGCCAGTGGGAAGTACCCGTACACTGGTTCTTTGGACTGTGCTATGAAGACATTCAAGAGCGGTGGCCCATTCAAGTTCTACACTGGCTTCCCTGTATACTGTGTCAGGATTGCTCCCCATGTGATG ATGACATGGATATTCTTGAATCAAATCCAGAAGTTTGAGAAGAAGATCGGCATATAA